A genomic segment from Streptomyces sp. NBC_00459 encodes:
- a CDS encoding ubiquitin-like domain-containing protein has translation MSSSPYETYSPAGGPQPPSPYGGYDPHTAETVAYGVLPYEDTYRPAYEPPPPPAPLEPPLSPTLPQQQAARGRVREGRAAARRRKGSERPDAIRRLLPQALVVAFLAGGTTAFVAKDKAIELNVDGKPRTLHTFADDVTELLADEGVAVGAHDVVAPAPGTALASGDEVRVHYGRPVRITLDGERREVWTTAHTVEGALAEFGVRVEGAYLSLARSQRIGRQGLTIDVRTERTVTIMADGRARTIRTNAATVGEAVEEAGITLRGEDTISVAAASFPRDGQTVTVLRVTGSKEVREELIPYDVRRTQDASLFKGTEVVDQAGRPGLRRVTFALRTVNGVKQKPRRVRTEVVREPRAQLVRVGSKPLPTSVQGADHLDWGSLAACESGGRPNAVDPSGTYGGLYQFDTQTWQSLGGSGRPQDATASEQTFRAKRLYVKRGAGPWPHCGGRLHG, from the coding sequence GTGAGCAGTTCGCCGTACGAGACGTACAGCCCCGCCGGCGGGCCGCAGCCGCCGTCGCCCTACGGGGGGTACGACCCGCACACCGCCGAGACGGTGGCGTACGGGGTGCTGCCGTACGAGGACACGTACCGGCCCGCCTATGAACCCCCGCCGCCGCCGGCACCCCTGGAGCCGCCGCTGTCGCCCACGCTGCCCCAGCAGCAGGCGGCCCGTGGACGGGTCCGGGAGGGGCGGGCGGCGGCCAGGCGCCGCAAGGGCTCCGAACGGCCCGACGCCATCCGCCGGTTGCTGCCGCAGGCGCTCGTGGTCGCCTTTCTCGCGGGCGGCACGACGGCCTTCGTCGCCAAGGACAAGGCGATCGAACTGAACGTCGACGGCAAGCCGCGCACCCTGCACACCTTCGCCGACGACGTGACCGAACTGCTGGCCGACGAAGGGGTGGCGGTCGGCGCCCACGACGTCGTCGCCCCCGCGCCGGGCACCGCACTGGCCAGCGGCGACGAGGTCCGCGTCCACTACGGGCGACCCGTACGGATCACTCTGGACGGTGAACGGCGCGAGGTGTGGACGACGGCCCACACGGTGGAGGGAGCGCTCGCGGAGTTCGGGGTGCGCGTCGAGGGCGCTTACCTGTCGCTCGCGCGCTCCCAGAGAATCGGACGCCAAGGGCTCACCATCGACGTCCGCACCGAGCGCACGGTGACGATCATGGCGGACGGCCGGGCCCGCACGATCCGTACGAACGCGGCGACGGTCGGCGAGGCGGTGGAGGAGGCCGGGATCACGCTCCGGGGCGAGGACACCATCTCGGTGGCCGCCGCGAGCTTCCCGCGCGACGGCCAGACCGTGACGGTGCTGCGCGTGACGGGCTCGAAGGAGGTGCGCGAGGAGCTGATCCCCTACGACGTGCGGCGCACCCAGGACGCGTCCCTGTTCAAGGGCACGGAGGTCGTCGACCAGGCGGGCCGCCCGGGCCTGCGCCGGGTCACCTTCGCCCTGCGCACGGTCAACGGCGTGAAGCAGAAGCCACGCCGGGTGCGCACGGAGGTGGTGCGCGAGCCGCGGGCCCAGCTGGTGAGGGTGGGTTCGAAACCCCTGCCGACGTCGGTGCAGGGCGCGGACCATCTGGACTGGGGTTCGCTGGCGGCCTGCGAGTCCGGGGGGCGCCCGAACGCGGTGGACCCGTCGGGGACTTACGGAGGGCTCTACCAGTTCGACACACAGACCTGGCAGAGCCTGGGCGGCTCCGGGCGCCCCCAGGACGCGACGGCGTCGGAGCAGACGTTCCGGGCGAAGCGGCTGTATGTGAAGCGGGGGGCGGGGCCCTGGCCGCATTGTGGGGGGCGGTTGCACGGGTGA
- a CDS encoding ATP-binding protein, producing the protein MPETEKETRTEPAPESWEYSLYIPNDLRAVTVSRRTLRLILTMHGLIGLVDVAELLATELVSNAVRHTTGPAALRVRWSAGVLRIGAWDADPQPPEPPQELDQLTDSTDGRGLGMVRACSDLWGWQPLSRFGNRGKFVWCELAAGVSARVTQGLPQSPAHLIL; encoded by the coding sequence ATGCCCGAAACCGAGAAGGAAACCAGGACCGAGCCCGCGCCCGAGTCCTGGGAGTACTCCCTCTACATCCCCAACGACCTCCGAGCCGTCACCGTCAGCCGCCGCACCCTCCGCTTGATCCTGACCATGCACGGACTGATCGGCCTCGTCGATGTCGCCGAACTCCTCGCCACCGAGCTGGTGTCCAACGCTGTACGGCACACCACGGGCCCAGCCGCCCTGCGCGTCCGCTGGTCGGCCGGCGTCCTGCGGATCGGAGCCTGGGACGCCGACCCCCAACCACCCGAGCCACCCCAGGAGTTGGACCAGCTCACCGACTCGACGGACGGGCGCGGACTCGGCATGGTGCGGGCCTGTTCCGATCTCTGGGGATGGCAGCCCCTCTCCCGGTTCGGGAACCGGGGCAAGTTCGTGTGGTGCGAACTGGCCGCCGGTGTGAGCGCCCGCGTCACCCAGGGACTGCCTCAAAGTCCGGCTCACTTGATCTTGTGA
- a CDS encoding VOC family protein, with translation MLRLTDFIIDCPDTMKLAAFYSEVTGFPVKEGSNEHWAGIRFGEIELAFIQVEDYRAPQWPDSEHPKQFHLDFEVDDVEAEQRRILALGATLQRDCIGPNGYGFRVYADPIGHPFCLCRNKGVIWTDQGPVWPNRD, from the coding sequence ATGCTACGACTAACCGACTTCATCATCGATTGCCCGGACACGATGAAGCTGGCAGCCTTCTACTCCGAGGTGACGGGATTCCCGGTCAAGGAGGGCAGTAACGAGCACTGGGCCGGTATCCGGTTCGGCGAGATCGAACTGGCCTTCATCCAGGTCGAGGACTACCGCGCCCCGCAGTGGCCCGACAGCGAGCACCCCAAGCAGTTCCACCTCGACTTCGAAGTCGACGACGTCGAGGCCGAACAGCGCCGCATCCTGGCCCTCGGCGCGACCCTGCAGCGGGACTGCATCGGCCCCAACGGCTACGGCTTCCGCGTCTACGCCGACCCCATCGGCCACCCCTTCTGCCTCTGCCGCAACAAGGGTGTCATCTGGACCGATCAGGGCCCCGTCTGGCCCAATCGCGACTAG